TTGATGTTAAGTTATCAGAAGTGAGTCGGACGGCAACGTTAAACTTCTTGGTGGATCTCCATCCAACGCTTGATTTCGAAATAACGCCCTCCCCAACTTGGCTGCCTCCGTATAAAAAGGTCATAGTGGTGCCCTGGTACTTGTATCTGCCGAAATTTGCATTCTTGACGCCAACTTGAGCGTTCATGCTTATATCGAATGTAGGGTTATTCGGTTGTCTGCTTACGTTGAAAGGGTCGAACGTGGCGGACCGGACGCGGAACCTCGGAGTTCGGACCTTCATGATCGTCAGTGTGAAGATCAAGATAACGCCAGTTTGGAAGATGACAAAGGCAACGAAGTAAAGTAAATACTTTTTCCGCTTCTGGCGACGGAGCTCTCTGGAGCCTCCCCTTCCTGCCTCGTCATCGCCGGTTCTCACGTATGTTCCGTTGGCCGGTCCCTGAACCAGTGGATGTGGGGATTGGTTCTCTTTTCCTGCCATCATTTTGAGGCTTCGTCACTAAGAGGAAATCAGTATCGAGTATATATATGCTATGCGGTGCTGTTTAATAGCGCCCGCCCTGTAATGGATGAATAATAAATATGCTGGTAATCGAGGGTGGAgattgtgtgtatatatatacacacacacatacgcGCTAGGAAGGGACTTGCATGACCCGTGATTCACAGTGGAACCATAAATTATGTGGCCATGAGATGGTTCTGTAGACCATGGATGAGCTGAGGTGGTAcgtgaaaatgaaaagaaattgcCACGTAATAATGTAAGCAGCATTTTGGGGTAGATCATTAATATGGGTGGGGCCAGGTGATACGAATTCTAGTACTCCAATTACGACTTACTTGCGCAATATTTAGCGATCTAAAGTCCGAAAAAGAGAGCACTACTATAGGGACATCATCGGTCCAGTCGGGCTTCTGGAAGGGAAGACGGAGGATGCTGTATATGAATGAATGAAGGTCTCTTTCAAATTTCTAGCGTACCAGTAGCAGtacatacatgtgttatgtTAGAGATAGTTCAAAAAAAACGAACGCGTTTTTAGTTTTGTTGTttaagttttgtcttgcaaTTTATAGTCTCCCCTGCAAATACAAGTACACCTACTACTAGGGATGTTTGGTCTTTGGTGCGTAACTTTGCTGCTCATTCATGATTCGTCGACTGGCAATTTGAGACTGTTACCGTAGGCCATAGAGTGTGGTATAAGCTAGTACAAGGCAATATTGGATATTTTCTTGATGAATTTCCCTATAATTTCTTCATGGTAACTCAAGTCAGCCAAGCACTAGCACAAATTTTCCCAAAGTTATCCTAACCTTCCTGCATTCTCCAGGAAACAAAGAATTATCTTTTTTGGAGAGGTGGTGAAtcctcttttctcctttttgaatTTCTTAAATGGGCGGAGATATGGTGAAAAATCCAAGAAAGAACTCAAAGTTTTGGGACGACGTTGTCACAGTAATTCATCATACTTTTTTGGGGGCTT
This portion of the Coffea arabica cultivar ET-39 chromosome 2e, Coffea Arabica ET-39 HiFi, whole genome shotgun sequence genome encodes:
- the LOC113733399 gene encoding late embryogenesis abundant protein At1g64065, producing the protein MAGKENQSPHPLVQGPANGTYVRTGDDEAGRGGSRELRRQKRKKYLLYFVAFVIFQTGVILIFTLTIMKVRTPRFRVRSATFDPFNVSRQPNNPTFDISMNAQVGVKNANFGRYKYQGTTMTFLYGGSQVGEGVISKSSVGWRSTKKFNVAVRLTSDNLTSNSQLAADLNANILRLTSQAELKGKVALTFIFNKKKSAKMNCTMDVFLTAEQLANISCD